Proteins encoded together in one Streptomyces sp. NBC_01216 window:
- the argH gene encoding argininosuccinate lyase, translated as MSSNNGDVRLWGGRFADGPAEALAKLSASVHFDWRLAPYDIAGSRAHARVLHAAGLLTEDELTRMVAGLDRLEADVADGSFVGTIADEDVHTALERGLLERLGAELGGKLRAGRSRNDQVATLFRMYLRDHARVIGGLIAELQDALVGLAEAHPGVAMPGRTHLQHAQPVLFAHHVLAHVQSLSRDAERLRQWDTRTAVSPYGSGALAGSSLGLDPEAVARDLGFERGSSGNSIDGTASRDFVAEFAFITAMIGVNLSRIAEEVIIWNTKEFSFVTLHDAFSTGSSIMPQKKNPDIAELARGKSGRLIGNLTGLMATLKALPLAYNRDLQEDKEPVFDSCDQLEVLLPAFTGMMATLTVHRERMEELAPAGFSLATDIAEWLVKRGVPFRVAHEVAGECVKAAEADGVELDGLTDEQFAKISEHLTPEVRTVLNVPGALASRDGRGGTAPSAVAAQLVEVKADLVIQHAWAAAKG; from the coding sequence GTGAGCAGCAACAACGGTGACGTCCGGCTCTGGGGCGGCCGGTTCGCCGACGGCCCCGCCGAAGCCCTGGCGAAGCTGTCCGCGTCGGTCCACTTCGACTGGCGGCTGGCGCCGTACGACATCGCCGGCTCCCGGGCCCATGCCCGCGTGCTCCACGCGGCGGGCCTGCTCACCGAGGACGAGCTGACCCGCATGGTCGCCGGCCTCGACCGGCTGGAGGCGGACGTCGCGGACGGCTCCTTCGTCGGCACCATCGCCGACGAGGACGTCCACACCGCGCTGGAGCGTGGTCTCCTGGAGCGCCTCGGCGCCGAGCTCGGCGGCAAGCTGCGGGCCGGTCGGTCCCGCAACGACCAGGTCGCCACGCTCTTCCGGATGTACCTGCGGGACCACGCCCGGGTCATCGGCGGCCTGATCGCCGAGCTGCAGGACGCGCTCGTCGGCCTGGCCGAGGCCCACCCGGGCGTCGCCATGCCGGGCCGGACCCATCTGCAGCACGCCCAGCCGGTGCTCTTCGCCCACCATGTCCTCGCCCACGTCCAGTCCCTCTCCCGGGACGCCGAGCGGCTGCGCCAGTGGGACACCCGTACGGCCGTCTCGCCGTACGGCTCCGGTGCCCTGGCGGGTTCCTCCCTTGGCCTCGACCCGGAGGCGGTCGCCAGGGACCTCGGTTTCGAGCGCGGATCGTCCGGCAACTCCATCGACGGGACCGCCTCGCGTGACTTCGTCGCCGAGTTCGCCTTCATCACGGCGATGATCGGGGTGAACCTCTCCCGCATCGCGGAGGAGGTCATCATCTGGAACACGAAGGAGTTCTCCTTCGTGACGCTGCACGACGCCTTCTCCACCGGCTCGTCGATCATGCCGCAGAAGAAGAACCCGGACATCGCCGAACTGGCCCGGGGCAAGTCCGGCCGTCTGATCGGCAACCTCACCGGCCTGATGGCCACACTCAAGGCCCTGCCGCTGGCCTACAACCGTGACCTCCAGGAGGACAAGGAGCCCGTCTTCGACTCCTGCGACCAGCTGGAGGTCCTGCTGCCCGCCTTCACCGGGATGATGGCGACGCTCACCGTCCACCGGGAGCGCATGGAGGAGCTGGCGCCGGCCGGTTTCTCGCTCGCGACGGACATCGCCGAGTGGCTGGTCAAGCGGGGTGTTCCGTTCCGGGTCGCCCACGAGGTCGCCGGCGAGTGCGTGAAGGCGGCCGAGGCCGACGGTGTCGAGCTGGACGGCCTCACGGACGAGCAGTTCGCGAAGATCTCCGAGCACCTGACCCCCGAGGTCCGCACCGTCCTCAACGTCCCGGGCGCGCTGGCTTCCCGTGACGGCCGTGGCGGTACGGCTCCCTCGGCGGTCGCCGCGCAACTGGTCGAGGTCAAGGCGGATCTGGTGATCCAGCACGCCTGGGCCGCGGCCAAGGGCTGA
- a CDS encoding HAD domain-containing protein, with product MTKPLLLIDVDGPLNPYAAQRERRPEGYTTHRMRPGGWFERKPLRVWLDHRHGAELLALAEAYELVWATTWKGEANTWIGPLLGLPELPFVDWPRMHGKAPRGTFWKTQYVLEYAEGRPFAWLDDDITSYDHEYVREHHLAAALLLSVDPRIGLIRPDFDALADWAAAL from the coding sequence ATGACGAAGCCACTGCTGTTGATCGACGTGGACGGGCCACTGAACCCTTACGCGGCGCAGCGCGAACGTCGCCCGGAGGGCTACACGACGCACCGGATGCGGCCCGGCGGCTGGTTCGAGAGGAAGCCGCTGCGGGTGTGGCTGGATCACCGGCACGGGGCGGAGCTGCTCGCGCTGGCGGAGGCGTACGAACTGGTCTGGGCGACGACCTGGAAGGGAGAGGCGAACACCTGGATAGGGCCGCTCCTCGGACTGCCCGAGCTGCCGTTCGTCGACTGGCCCCGTATGCACGGAAAGGCCCCTCGCGGGACCTTCTGGAAGACGCAGTACGTCCTGGAGTACGCGGAGGGACGGCCGTTCGCCTGGCTGGACGACGACATCACCTCGTACGACCACGAGTACGTGCGGGAACACCATCTCGCCGCCGCCCTGTTGCTGAGCGTCGACCCCCGGATCGGGCTGATCCGGCCGGACTTCGACGCGCTCGCGGACTGGGCGGCGGCGCTGTGA
- a CDS encoding TetR/AcrR family transcriptional regulator, translated as MSLDRHQVLRSAAALLARKSTATMDEVARAAGIGRATLHRHFAGRDALVRALEAMGIEEFEAAFDAARLDEGPADDALRRLVAASEPNAQLLAFLVTENQLFEGDQVDEGWARLDARVSALFRRGQEEGAFRIDLSPAWLTEALYGLIGACAWSIMDGRVAAKDFQHMITELLLGGARRSVER; from the coding sequence ATGTCACTCGACCGTCATCAGGTGCTCCGCTCCGCCGCCGCCCTGCTCGCCCGGAAGTCGACCGCCACCATGGACGAGGTCGCGCGGGCCGCCGGGATCGGCCGCGCCACCCTCCACCGGCACTTCGCCGGGCGGGACGCGCTGGTCAGGGCCCTGGAAGCGATGGGCATCGAGGAGTTCGAGGCCGCCTTCGATGCCGCGCGCCTCGACGAGGGGCCCGCGGACGACGCGTTGCGCCGGCTCGTGGCCGCATCCGAGCCGAACGCCCAGCTGCTGGCCTTCCTCGTCACCGAGAACCAGCTCTTCGAGGGGGACCAGGTCGACGAAGGGTGGGCGCGGCTCGACGCCCGGGTCAGCGCCCTGTTCAGACGCGGCCAGGAGGAAGGTGCCTTCCGGATCGATCTGAGCCCCGCCTGGCTCACCGAGGCCCTCTACGGCCTCATCGGCGCCTGCGCCTGGTCGATCATGGACGGACGGGTGGCCGCCAAGGACTTTCAGCACATGATCACCGAGCTGTTGCTCGGTGGCGCACGACGGAGCGTGGAACGATGA
- a CDS encoding MFS transporter, which translates to MSGTRQAVATTGTEAKSPGRWLALSVLVLAVLLVAVDATVLGLATPALSEDLKPSGTQLLWIGDIYSFVIAGLLVSMGSLGDRIGRKKLLLTGATAFGAVSVLNAYATSPEMMIVARALLGVAGATLMPSTLALIRNIFHDPKERSLAIGIWGATASAGAAIGPVVGGALLQHFYWGSVFLINLPVMAVLVLVGVKLLPESRNPVAGPWDLISVGLSLFGVIGVVYAVKEVASHGASWEAGIAALAGAACLHAFVRRQYTLSSPLLDMRLFRHRGFSGAVLADLLTVFGLSGLVFFLSQFLQLVQGREPLEAGLAELPAAIGAVATGLLAGRYARRYSVRGIVAGGLAAIGLALAVITLVHRETGYPLLGAALLVVGLGAGFSFTVTADVILSSVPKEQAGSASAVSETAYELGAALGIALLGSVVTGVYRDFTPPAGTPADTAAAAHESLGGAVEASAGLAPGTAEALVSAAQDAFVDGLRIASGVGAAVLLATAVAAWFLLKGQKLEEGIGH; encoded by the coding sequence ATGAGCGGGACCCGACAGGCTGTTGCGACCACGGGGACGGAGGCGAAGAGCCCCGGCCGCTGGCTCGCGCTCTCGGTACTCGTCCTGGCCGTCCTGCTGGTCGCGGTCGACGCCACCGTACTCGGTCTCGCGACCCCCGCGCTCAGTGAGGATCTCAAGCCGTCCGGCACCCAGTTGCTCTGGATCGGCGACATCTACTCGTTCGTCATCGCCGGTCTGCTGGTCTCCATGGGCTCCCTGGGTGACCGCATCGGACGCAAGAAGCTGCTGCTGACGGGTGCGACGGCCTTCGGCGCCGTCTCCGTGCTCAACGCCTACGCCACCAGTCCCGAGATGATGATCGTGGCCCGCGCCCTCCTCGGCGTGGCCGGTGCGACGCTGATGCCGTCGACGCTGGCGCTGATCCGGAACATCTTCCACGACCCCAAGGAGCGCAGCCTGGCCATCGGCATCTGGGGTGCGACCGCCTCGGCCGGCGCGGCCATCGGCCCCGTCGTCGGCGGCGCGCTGCTCCAGCACTTCTACTGGGGCTCGGTCTTCCTCATCAACCTGCCGGTCATGGCCGTGCTGGTCCTCGTCGGCGTCAAGCTGCTGCCAGAGTCCAGGAACCCGGTCGCGGGCCCCTGGGACCTGATCAGCGTCGGTCTCTCGCTCTTCGGCGTCATCGGCGTCGTGTACGCGGTGAAGGAGGTCGCCTCGCACGGGGCGAGCTGGGAGGCCGGGATCGCCGCACTCGCCGGCGCCGCCTGTCTCCACGCGTTCGTCCGCCGTCAGTACACGCTGAGCTCACCGCTGCTCGACATGCGGCTGTTCCGACACCGGGGCTTCTCGGGCGCGGTCCTGGCCGACTTGCTGACCGTCTTCGGCCTCTCCGGACTCGTCTTCTTCCTGTCCCAGTTCCTCCAGCTGGTCCAGGGGCGCGAGCCGCTGGAAGCCGGTCTGGCCGAGCTGCCCGCCGCGATCGGCGCCGTGGCCACCGGTCTGCTCGCGGGCCGGTACGCCCGGCGGTACTCGGTCCGTGGCATCGTCGCGGGCGGCCTCGCCGCCATCGGGCTGGCCCTGGCCGTCATCACCCTGGTCCACCGGGAGACCGGCTATCCGCTGCTCGGCGCGGCCCTGCTCGTGGTCGGCCTCGGCGCGGGCTTCTCGTTCACCGTGACCGCCGACGTGATTCTCTCCAGTGTGCCCAAGGAACAGGCCGGTTCGGCCTCCGCGGTCTCCGAGACCGCGTACGAACTGGGCGCGGCCCTCGGCATCGCGCTCCTCGGGTCCGTCGTGACCGGTGTCTACCGGGACTTCACGCCGCCCGCGGGCACTCCGGCGGACACGGCCGCGGCGGCCCACGAGTCGCTCGGCGGCGCGGTCGAGGCATCCGCCGGGCTCGCCCCGGGCACGGCGGAGGCGTTGGTCTCGGCCGCCCAGGACGCCTTCGTCGACGGACTGCGTATCGCTTCGGGCGTGGGCGCGGCGGTCCTGCTGGCCACCGCGGTCGCGGCCTGGTTCCTACTCAAGGGCCAGAAGCTCGAGGAGGGCATCGGGCACTGA
- a CDS encoding lysophospholipid acyltransferase family protein: MSRLALIKAVLGPILRLMFRPRVEGAENIPGTGPVILAGNHLTFIDSMIMPICTDRPVFFIGKDEYVTGKGFKGRLMAWFFTSVGMIPVDRDGGRGGVAALMTGRRILEEGKIFSIYPEGTRSPDGRLYRGRTGIARLTLMTGAPVVPFAMIGTDKIQPGGAGLPRPGRVTVRFGEPMEFSRYEGMDRDRYVLRAVTDSVMAEVMRLSGQEYVDMYATKAKAA; encoded by the coding sequence TTGTCCCGTCTCGCGCTCATCAAGGCAGTGCTCGGACCGATCCTGCGCCTGATGTTCCGCCCACGCGTCGAGGGCGCGGAGAACATCCCGGGAACGGGCCCGGTCATCCTGGCGGGCAACCACCTCACCTTCATCGACTCGATGATCATGCCGATCTGCACGGACCGCCCGGTCTTCTTCATCGGCAAGGACGAGTACGTGACGGGCAAGGGCTTCAAGGGACGGCTGATGGCCTGGTTCTTCACCAGCGTCGGCATGATCCCGGTGGACCGTGACGGTGGCCGGGGCGGCGTCGCCGCGCTCATGACGGGCCGCCGGATCCTGGAGGAGGGCAAGATCTTCTCCATCTACCCGGAGGGCACGCGCTCCCCCGACGGCCGGCTGTACCGGGGCCGCACCGGCATCGCGCGGCTGACGCTGATGACCGGCGCGCCGGTGGTGCCGTTCGCGATGATCGGTACCGACAAGATCCAGCCGGGCGGGGCCGGGCTGCCGCGGCCGGGACGGGTGACGGTCCGGTTCGGCGAGCCGATGGAGTTCTCCCGGTACGAGGGAATGGACCGGGACCGCTATGTCCTGCGGGCCGTGACGGACTCGGTGATGGCCGAGGTGATGCGGCTGTCCGGGCAGGAGTACGTCGACATGTACGCCACCAAGGCGAAGGCCGCGTGA
- a CDS encoding glycerophosphodiester phosphodiesterase, translating into MTQDARRTPARRTVLGAAGVAGAAVLGATAALPAGSAQAAGAAAADRRGHGYRSLPVPTVIGHRGAPGYRPEHTLGSYQLALDLGADVIEQDLVPTRDGHLVCRHENDITGTTDVADHPEFASRRTTKSVDGVSLTGWFTEDFTLAELKTLRALERIPGTRQENTLYDGRWRIPSFEEVLAWAEREGRRRGRPVWLHVETKHPTYFRGLGLGTEERLARLLRRHGRHRADSAVFLQSFEPSSIQRLARLVGCPRVVLLSGPAARPWDFVVAGDPRTVADLVTPEGLRHIASYAQGIGPTLDLVIPRDAAGRLGTPTTLVSDAHAAGLILHPYTHRNENAFLPAEYRRGTDPTAYGDAFGALRTYLATGIDGIFSDNPDTALLAAADLRSH; encoded by the coding sequence ATGACGCAGGATGCGCGCCGGACCCCGGCACGGCGGACGGTGCTCGGAGCGGCCGGTGTGGCCGGCGCGGCGGTCCTCGGTGCCACGGCGGCCCTGCCGGCGGGCAGCGCGCAGGCGGCGGGCGCCGCCGCGGCCGACCGCCGCGGGCACGGGTACCGATCGCTCCCCGTCCCCACCGTCATCGGCCACCGCGGCGCCCCCGGCTACCGGCCCGAACACACCCTCGGTTCCTACCAGCTCGCCCTGGACCTCGGCGCCGACGTGATCGAACAGGACCTCGTCCCCACCCGAGACGGTCACCTCGTCTGCCGCCACGAGAACGACATCACCGGCACGACCGACGTCGCCGACCACCCCGAGTTCGCCTCCCGCAGGACCACCAAATCGGTCGACGGCGTCTCCCTGACGGGCTGGTTCACCGAGGACTTCACCCTCGCGGAGCTCAAGACCCTGCGGGCCTTGGAGCGGATTCCCGGCACCCGCCAGGAGAACACCCTCTACGACGGCCGCTGGCGTATCCCGAGCTTCGAGGAGGTCCTGGCGTGGGCCGAGCGGGAAGGCCGGCGTCGGGGCCGCCCGGTGTGGCTGCACGTCGAGACGAAGCACCCCACCTACTTCCGTGGCCTGGGCCTCGGCACGGAGGAGCGGCTGGCCAGGCTGCTGCGCCGCCACGGACGCCACCGTGCCGACTCGGCGGTCTTCCTCCAGTCCTTCGAGCCGAGCAGCATCCAGCGCCTCGCGCGGCTGGTCGGCTGTCCGCGCGTGGTCCTGCTGTCGGGACCGGCCGCCCGCCCCTGGGACTTCGTCGTGGCCGGTGACCCGCGTACCGTCGCCGATCTCGTCACCCCGGAGGGCCTGCGGCACATCGCCTCGTACGCGCAGGGCATCGGCCCCACGCTGGACCTGGTCATTCCCAGGGACGCCGCCGGACGGCTGGGCACCCCCACCACGCTGGTGAGCGACGCCCACGCGGCGGGCCTGATCCTCCACCCCTACACCCACCGCAACGAGAACGCCTTCCTGCCCGCGGAGTACCGCCGCGGGACCGACCCGACGGCCTACGGCGACGCCTTCGGCGCCCTGCGGACGTACCTGGCGACCGGCATCGACGGCATCTTCTCCGACAACCCGGACACGGCCCTCCTCGCCGCGGCGGACCTCAGGTCCCACTGA
- a CDS encoding sigma-70 family RNA polymerase sigma factor yields MTHTEPHLLRTLAPLLAAESRAEAPAAGVEAGDLEQAVWLRLLERLQEDDAPRHPADWLRRAVRAEARRARRAVRRERPYREDDAAEPHGSPESSALVSERRRVVRAAVRRTPGRCPGLLAAMLDPADPTYREIAGELGISQGSLGPMRSRCLGCLRRMLAAEVPAPRPRGKVR; encoded by the coding sequence ATGACCCACACCGAACCCCACCTCCTGCGGACCCTGGCCCCGCTGCTCGCCGCCGAGTCCCGTGCCGAGGCACCCGCCGCCGGGGTCGAGGCGGGCGACCTCGAACAGGCCGTCTGGCTCAGACTCCTCGAACGGCTCCAGGAGGACGACGCCCCCCGCCACCCCGCCGACTGGCTGCGCAGGGCCGTCCGCGCCGAGGCCCGCCGGGCCCGCCGTGCCGTGCGGAGGGAGCGGCCCTACCGCGAGGACGACGCCGCCGAACCCCACGGCTCTCCCGAGAGCTCCGCCCTCGTGTCCGAACGGCGCCGCGTCGTGCGCGCCGCCGTCCGCCGCACACCCGGACGCTGCCCCGGTCTGCTCGCCGCGATGCTCGATCCCGCCGATCCGACGTACCGGGAAATCGCAGGAGAGTTGGGTATCTCACAGGGCAGTCTGGGGCCGATGCGTTCCCGCTGCCTGGGATGCCTGCGCAGAATGCTGGCGGCAGAGGTTCCCGCTCCCCGCCCGCGGGGAAAGGTGCGGTAG
- a CDS encoding GNAT family N-acetyltransferase, producing the protein MGMSVTISAADAQDAEHILKLQYLCYQSEAELYGDYSIEPLTQSLDSLKAEIARGHALVARLGDEVVASVRGEADETGTVGIARLIVHPRMRRHGLGGRLLDAIEAHFALDPAPAAKRFRLFAGHLGDGSLRLYRSRGYEQVALREIGPRQTLVTLEKAA; encoded by the coding sequence ATGGGCATGAGCGTGACCATCTCAGCGGCGGACGCACAGGACGCGGAGCACATCCTCAAGCTCCAGTACCTCTGCTACCAGAGCGAGGCCGAGCTCTACGGCGACTACTCGATCGAACCCCTCACCCAGTCCCTGGACTCCCTGAAGGCCGAGATCGCCCGGGGACACGCGCTCGTGGCGCGCCTCGGCGACGAGGTGGTCGCCTCCGTACGCGGCGAGGCCGACGAGACCGGCACCGTGGGGATCGCCAGGCTGATCGTCCATCCCCGGATGCGGCGGCACGGCCTCGGCGGTCGGCTGCTCGACGCGATCGAGGCGCACTTCGCCCTGGACCCGGCCCCCGCGGCCAAGCGCTTCCGGCTCTTCGCCGGCCACCTCGGAGACGGCAGCCTCCGGCTCTATCGCAGCCGGGGCTACGAACAGGTGGCCCTGCGGGAGATCGGTCCCCGGCAAACGCTCGTGACCCTGGAGAAGGCCGCGTAG